One window of Paludibacter propionicigenes WB4 genomic DNA carries:
- a CDS encoding methyltransferase — MTNGLGKFKFYHPVGTFSLTPASNILIQAIIDNQSLLHGTGIDWGCGVGCLAILAARIKGVDKVYGLDIAQPNIDAAIINGQENQVADKLVFMPADSYQPFSQQHQSELEKMKGKIDFIIANPPSSTGDDGFAFRRMVLNGAKNYLGDGGIVLLNISFQYGMQRIESLYKNIEGFSYSGVAASTDYVPFDLSRPDLLECLGIYAKEEQKGGYEYTFCNADNNKFSNAEAALKNYIEKGVSPLTKWQTHIFKYNR; from the coding sequence ATGACTAATGGGCTGGGAAAATTTAAGTTCTATCATCCTGTAGGAACTTTTAGTTTGACTCCGGCAAGCAATATTCTTATCCAGGCAATTATTGATAATCAAAGTCTTTTACATGGTACCGGTATTGATTGGGGATGCGGAGTTGGTTGCTTAGCAATATTGGCCGCTCGTATCAAGGGAGTTGATAAAGTGTATGGTTTGGATATTGCCCAACCGAATATTGATGCAGCGATAATAAATGGACAGGAGAATCAAGTTGCAGATAAGCTTGTTTTTATGCCGGCAGATTCATATCAACCATTCTCGCAGCAGCATCAATCTGAACTAGAGAAAATGAAAGGAAAGATCGATTTTATTATCGCTAATCCGCCATCGAGTACAGGGGATGACGGTTTTGCTTTTCGACGAATGGTTTTGAACGGCGCTAAAAATTACTTAGGAGATGGAGGAATTGTTTTATTAAATATCTCATTTCAGTATGGCATGCAACGGATTGAATCTCTATATAAAAACATTGAAGGTTTCAGTTATTCAGGTGTAGCAGCCAGCACCGACTATGTTCCTTTTGATCTATCTCGTCCTGATTTGCTAGAGTGTTTAGGAATATATGCAAAGGAAGAACAAAAAGGAGGGTATGAATATACTTTTTGTAATGCAGATAATAATAAGTTTTCGAATGCGGAAGCGGCTCTTAAGAATTATATTGAGAAAGGAGTGAGCCCCTTGACAAAATGGCAAACACATATTTTTAAGTATAATAGATAG
- a CDS encoding polysaccharide deacetylase family protein — MRKISVVLVAVVLSAVCGKSFSQKKSATYEVATWHGFGKGAISYTFDDNCSNQLAVAIPLFNEFGFRTTMFVPSDWTKDWNALQKAADQGHEIASHTVTHANLGGLTKAQQLVELKNSKEIIEAHIKGFSCSTIAYPYCVPGNDSLCAAYYIAARHCQGYIEPKTPADFMKISSLITGSTSSIRTEKDFNNRVEKTDSLNGWCVFLIHGIDNDGGYSPTQSTELRLHLAYMKQQGSRFWVATFGDVVRYIRERNAALIQEVSTTKSTISLQVTDNLDNAVYNFPLTVKRVLPTGWRAARITQNGKEVEAKISQKGKLKYLIFDVVPDNGKIVITKAAK; from the coding sequence ATGAGAAAAATAAGTGTTGTACTTGTTGCAGTAGTTTTAAGCGCTGTGTGTGGAAAAAGTTTTTCGCAGAAAAAATCTGCTACTTATGAAGTAGCCACGTGGCACGGATTCGGGAAAGGTGCTATTAGTTATACTTTCGATGATAATTGTTCCAATCAATTGGCTGTAGCTATACCGCTGTTTAATGAATTTGGGTTTCGGACTACGATGTTTGTACCTTCGGACTGGACTAAGGACTGGAATGCATTACAAAAAGCAGCCGATCAGGGACACGAGATAGCGAGCCATACAGTTACGCATGCCAATTTGGGAGGACTCACCAAAGCTCAGCAACTGGTAGAACTGAAAAATTCAAAAGAAATTATTGAGGCACATATAAAAGGCTTCAGTTGCTCAACGATAGCTTATCCCTACTGTGTGCCGGGCAACGATTCACTCTGTGCGGCATATTATATAGCTGCCAGACATTGTCAGGGATATATCGAACCGAAAACACCGGCAGATTTTATGAAAATCAGTTCTCTGATAACCGGATCTACTTCCTCTATCCGGACTGAGAAGGATTTCAACAACAGGGTGGAAAAGACTGATTCGCTCAACGGTTGGTGCGTGTTTTTGATACACGGAATTGATAACGATGGCGGATATTCGCCTACGCAGTCTACCGAACTTAGATTACATCTGGCTTATATGAAACAGCAGGGTAGCAGATTCTGGGTTGCAACGTTTGGAGATGTGGTGCGATACATCAGGGAGCGAAATGCTGCCTTAATTCAGGAGGTTTCAACCACAAAATCGACTATCTCGCTGCAGGTAACCGATAACCTCGATAATGCGGTTTATAATTTCCCGTTAACTGTCAAAAGAGTGCTTCCTACAGGATGGAGAGCTGCACGTATCACCCAAAATGGAAAGGAAGTCGAGGCAAAAATATCCCAAAAAGGGAAATTGAAATACCTGATATTCGACGTTGTGCCGGACAATGGAAAAATAGTGATTACCAAAGCTGCAAAATAA